The following is a genomic window from Clostridiaceae bacterium.
TTTGGCTATTATTTTCCCATAAAAAATCCTCCTATATATTTGTATTTCATTATAGGAGGAATCCCTTTTCATACTGTAATTATTGCAACCTTTTTCACTTAATTTGAATTATTCATCTTTAATTTTTTCTTCAAAGTCTTTGAAACGACTATTAACCCTATTCCAACTATAAACAATCCAATAAATAATAATAATTGAAATGGCCCTCCGCCAAAATGGCTGAATGGGTAAGGTCCATTTATTATCCAAATATATCTTTCATAATTACCATGAATAAACCAATATATTATGACTGGACTAATTATAAAAATGAATCCTGATACTAACATTAAATCTGATACAAACTCTTTTATCCGTTGTTTACTCATATCTCAACACTCTCCCTTGAGGCTCAGTTCTACAAATATGCACTACATATCATGTTGATGAAATTGAGCCTGTGTCTATACACCTTCTTCGTTGAACTCTGGGATAAAGCTTTCCGAAGCGGTCTCCCCTTCTTGTATAAACCCATTCTCCAACCCGATTTCTATTGCAAAATCAACAAGTTCATCATATTCTTCCTCCGTTATCTTTCTGTTAAGCTCAGGGTATATCATATTCTTTGTTATCGGAGTATATTGATTCATAATGCTGACGAATATCATGTCTCCATAGGTCTCATACAAGTATTTTATAATTCTCTTAGAGTCTTCAAGATATCCCGGCAAAGTTAGGTGTCTTACTATCACACCTCTTTGCATTATGCCCCGCTCATCAAAGCTTGCTTCTTTTACCTGCCTAACCATTTCTCCAATTGCCGCTGCTGCAACCGCAAAGTAATCCTTGCAATTAGAGTACTTTATTGCAGGCTCGTTCGACATATATTTCAGATCAGGCAAATATATATCAACATATCCTTCAAGCAGTTTTAAGGTTTCTACTTTCTCATATCCACTACAATTATATACAATAGGAATAGTGAGTCCTTTTTTGCGTGATATATCTAAAGCGTCTATAATATGTGGAACATAGTGGCTTGGAGTAACCAGATTGATATTATTGACTCCCTTGTCCTGAAGCTCCAGGAAAATTTCTGCAAGCCTTTCTATTGTAATAATTTTTCCTGCCAAACCTTTTGATATCTCTCTATTCTGGCAATACATACAACCCAGAGCGCAACCTGAGAAAAATACCGTACCGGAGCCTTCTTTTCCTGATATGCAAGGTTCCTCCCACATATGGAGTGCTGCTCTTGCAACCACCAATTCATCGGTAGTTTTGCAATATCCTCTTTTGCCGCTAGTTCTGTCAACATGGCATTCCCTGGGGCAAAGAACACAATCTTTTAAAATATCTTTCAAAATTGACGAATTCATCTATCTATAATCCTCTTTTCATAAACTCCCTGGTATAAATATAATTATACATTACAAAATGCTTTGCTTTGGCCCCTTAATATTGGACATTAGCCTGCTTTTTCTTTTACTATATCTATTTTAATTACATATTCTTTATAAACTTGTCTTGGAGTATTTAGTTTAAGTCCCCGGCTTCAAAAACCCAATTTCCTGCATTAATCCTTATACTTTTTTCTTGTTTTTTATCTTATACTATATCCTCAGTAGTTCTGTTACCTTCATATGCCAATAACAGCTGCACTCCCCGACTCCTCCACAAGTGATATAACCGCCAAACTTCCACAGGGGAGCTCTTCAATTCGCTTTATAGACAAAAAACTCCCGATATATTTTACCGAGAGTCAGAATCGTTTTCTATACTTTTATTTTAAACATGCATTACATAACTCCTTATACTAATAGACCGTAACTGAAGAATTATCCAAATCTTCTAAAATCATTGATTCTTATAATAACTTATTTTTCAATAATCCTCCTGAAAAATTCTATTGCACCGTTCACATCACTCTCATCCGGGTGTCCTTTTGCGATTCCTCCAACTAACTTCAAAGGGCCAAATGTGTCAAAGCCTCTACATCCATAAATTCCTATCAACTTACAGGATTTATCAGTAAATATTTGTTCAATTTCTTTCGTGAAAGCAGCTTTAGCGCCATAAGTATTTATGAGAAACACACGTTTATTACCTGGCAGGTTTTTCCTGGCAAACTCAATA
Proteins encoded in this region:
- a CDS encoding radical SAM protein is translated as MNSSILKDILKDCVLCPRECHVDRTSGKRGYCKTTDELVVARAALHMWEEPCISGKEGSGTVFFSGCALGCMYCQNREISKGLAGKIITIERLAEIFLELQDKGVNNINLVTPSHYVPHIIDALDISRKKGLTIPIVYNCSGYEKVETLKLLEGYVDIYLPDLKYMSNEPAIKYSNCKDYFAVAAAAIGEMVRQVKEASFDERGIMQRGVIVRHLTLPGYLEDSKRIIKYLYETYGDMIFVSIMNQYTPITKNMIYPELNRKITEEEYDELVDFAIEIGLENGFIQEGETASESFIPEFNEEGV
- a CDS encoding flavodoxin — encoded protein: MKVAIAYYSQHHGNTKKLLDAIKEMGDIKLINAVECKEADLTEYDIIGFASGTYFGKFSKAVIEFARKNLPGNKRVFLINTYGAKAAFTKEIEQIFTDKSCKLIGIYGCRGFDTFGPLKLVGGIAKGHPDESDVNGAIEFFRRIIEK